A window from Mya arenaria isolate MELC-2E11 chromosome 9, ASM2691426v1 encodes these proteins:
- the LOC128203039 gene encoding uncharacterized protein LOC128203039 → MMAGRLKLIKLLQHARKLCKVTAAPAVMFGTVAVGFKRNTWNADKKDSIVFLSKEENAKPSKVQIKMTKNGENREDPVLPNGDYNWSCKCIEHDVVGPCNISFRPLAKFMHDNKIKETLDVLPQELRGQFDSLMDDYLSCTMDHPKYYVNLLSLEELEDIRDEKVAEQQKLKDRELHTQRFGKDTVFFISKEENKIPCKVVIPKGEDLEEFREPLNPDGTVNWACGCIERDVVGPCNSEFRVFRQLIHDTKGYKDDMPMEKQMELHTIIKSYFDCMNEHPIYYAATLKRTTEGDDSEDVDVKADNNNDTDSKGEVSP, encoded by the exons ATGATGGCGGGTcgattaaaattaattaaactacTTCAGCATGCAAGAAAACTTTGTAAAGTAACTGCTGCACCCGCTGTCATGTTTGGGACAGTGGCAGTTGGCTTCAAAAGGAATACATGGAATGCGGACAAGAAAG ATTCCATAGTGTTTCTGtcaaaagaagaaaatgcaaaaCCTTCAAAAGTGCagatcaaaatgacaaaaaatggaGAAAACAGAG AAGACCCTGTGCTGCCGAATGGCGATTACAACTGGAGCTGTAAATGTATCGAACATGACGTTGTGGGGCCTTGTAACATATCATTCCGACCCCTAGCGAAGTTCATGCATGATAACAAGATCAAAGAAACCCTCGATGTTTTGCCACAAGAGTTACGTGGACAGTTTGATAG CCTGATGGACGACTACCTATCTTGTACTATGGACCACCCAAAATACTACGTTAACCTACTGTCATTAGAAGAACTGGAAGATATACGAGATGAGAAGGTCGCAGAGCAACAAAAACTGAAAGATAGGGAGCTCCATACTCAAAGATTTG GGAAGGACACAGTGTTTTTCATCTCTAAGGAAGAGAACAAGATCCCATGTAAAGTGGTAATCCCAAAGGGTGAAGATTTAGAGGAGTTTCGAG AACCTCTCAATCCTGACGGCACCGTAAACTGGGCTTGTGGATGTATAGAAAGAGACGTGGTCGGCCCATGCAACTCTGAGTTCCGTGTTTTCCGACAACTCATTCATGACACCAAGGGCTATAAGGATGATATGCCTATGGAAAAGCAGATGGAGCTACATACAATTATTAAAAGCTACTTTGACTGTATGAATGAACATCCAATTTATTATGCGGCGACGCTAAAAAGGACAACTGAGGGTGATGATAGTGAAGATGTAGATGTTAAAGCtgacaataataatgatactgaTTCTAAAGGAGAGGTTTCACCTTGA
- the LOC128203403 gene encoding uncharacterized protein LOC128203403 codes for MEECHKDILLIQRVNLVDNMNMRGGLLSQLIARKVLDPRMVREIKTGRTLDQQAEELLDILPQCGSKAFKLFCDALVADKQGELVSLFLKSETENNETSENNSDRKSSPACVQETETGETKESVSLTHSASRESLPTASYVQPVTIREEYQQESYRRSIEPHGAILVEPNLDQGHGIMQRRPSDDQDFQQEARYFYENKFLDPSKVSKSVYSVYNSGGMMCSQNDKERLFRPEYGYGSHSKHKVPGLYEEPGIKYDMIAKDSSPANMINHGKHELTRSIAHSPNVFMHSPQKSGLPSNVANVNTKFHENSEYSNRFAPLKSRNHLGDDRSQFSQESNGNPQVRVLTDRNYESEVRNNQKRSRNRFDDEHFMEKDVQHFEGPYPAMTPKAYQREYTELPERFVEVNSDADNRQDRKIVTLRRHVERVLPVSRHPDLQTKEYPEMGDNYVPHRLARNDSVDTMHKRPSSEQLETNYSKRFREDVDSVPNQDVPDRQVNQTAVERLVHSDLQNSKDIVRIPTPQKTKPSPIPIISESPRVTSQPKFYIQGDLEHEKGQRSSLLGAMDDPEIDLTDGPITVHVELCARQFYLNHYKKAYQMARIPRGKALILNVNQVVGKTERRGTDIDRDNLHHLLCQLHFDVTVINDEDGLTALEMVKKLQDFSQDPGHALGDCCVVCILSHGEEGYIFGADGKKFELDAVFSLFDNTCCPDLRGKPKMFIIQACRGGALDRGVQYYPDEHDGADARVRQVPSMSDMLICYPTQEGYYAWRNRDRGSWYVEALVQVFMKYAHCEDVCAMLNRVNLLVSKKVSHCPNADMDRMSQMSEYKSTLRMPHLFFFPGIGTA; via the exons ATGGAGGAGTGCCACAAAGACATCCTCTTGATCCAGCGTGTTAACCTGGTAGACAATATGAACATGAGAGGTGGCCTGCTATCCCAGCTTATTGCCAGAAAAGTCCTTGATCCCAGGATGGTCAGAGAGATAAAG ACTGGGCGCACCCTGGATCAGCAAGCCGAGGAGCTGCTAGACATCTTACCCCAGTGTGGATCTAAGGCCTTCAAACTCTTCTGTGATGCACTCGTTGCTGACAAACAG GGAGAATTAGTATCGCTCTTTCTAAAATCAGAAACAGAAAACAATGAAACTTCAGAAAATAATTCTGATAGAAAATCAAGCCCAGCTTGTGTACAAGAGACTGAAACCGGTGAAACCAAAGAGTCTGTTTCATTGACACATTCAGCATCCAGGGAGAGCTTACCCACTGCATCATATGTACAGCCTGTGACGATTCGAGAAGAATACCAACAAGAATCATATAGGAGAAGTATAGAACCGCACGGTGCTATATTGGTGGAGCCAAATTTAGATCAAGGGCATGGTATCATGCAGCGTAGACCCAGTGATGACCAAGATTTTCAGCAGGAAGCTAgatatttctatgaaaataaGTTTCTCGATCCATCTAAGGTTTCAAAATCAGTGTATTCTGTGTATAACAGTGGTGGTATGATGTGTAGTCAGAATGATAAAGAGCGGTTGTTTAGACCAGAGTATGGTTATGGCTCACATAGCAAGCATAAAGTACCAGGGTTGTATGAAGAACCTGGGATCAAATATGATATGATTGCAAAAGACTCCTCGCCAgcaaatatgataaatcatggtAAACATGAGCTAACCAGAAGTATTGCTCATTCACCAAATGTGTTCATGCATTCTCCACAGAAATCCGGTCTTCCGTCCAATGTTGCCAATGTTAATACAAAGTTTCATGAGAATTCTGAGTATTCCAATAGATTTGCTCCATTAAAATCTAGAAATCACTTGGGTGATGATAGGTCCCAATTTAGCCAAGAATCAAATGGAAATCCTCAAGTTAGGGTATTGACTGATAGAAATTATGAATCAGAGGTTAGAAATAACCAGAAAAGGTCTCGGAACAGATTTGATGATGAACATTTTATGGAAAAAGATGTTCAACATTTTGAAGGGCCATATCCTGCTATGACACCAAAAGCCTATCAAAGGGAATATACTGAGTTACCTGAAAGGTTTGTTGAAGTAAATTCTGATGCTGACAATAGAcaagacagaaaaatagtaacaTTGAGACGCCATGTTGAAAGAGTACTTCCTGTTTCACGCCATCCTGACCTCCAGACTAAAGAGTATCCAGAAATGGGAGATAATTATGTTCCACACAGGCTGGCTAGGAATGACAGTGTTG ATACCATGCATAAGCGACCATCATCAGAGCAGTTAGAGACAAATTACA GCAAAAGATTTCGTGAGGATGTCGATAGTGTACCTAATCAAGATGTCCCTGACCGCCAGGTCAACCAAACTGCTGTGGAAAGACTAGTACATTCTGACCTTCAAAATTCCAAAGACATTGTGCGAATTCCAACGCCCCAAAAAACCAAACCCTCTCCAATTCCTATCATATCAGAGTCACCAAGGGTTACCTCTCAACCAAAGTTCTATATTCAGGGTGACCTTGAGCATGagaaaggtcaaaggtcatcaTTGCTAGGAGCGATGGATGACCCAGAAATTGACCTCACTGATGGACCAATCACTGTGCATGTTGAGTTATGTGCACGGCAGTTTTATCTTAACCATTATAAAAAG GCATACCAGATGGCCCGTATACCCCGAGGCAAGGCTCTGATTCTCAATGTGAACCAGGTTGTGGGTAAGACTGAGAGACGGGGGACTGACATTGACCGGGATAACCTTCATCATCTACTCTGTCAATTACATTTTGATGTCACTGTTATCAATGATGAGGATGGGCTGACAGCTCTG GAAATGGTGAAAAAGCTACAAGATTTCTCCCAAGATCCCGGCCACGCCCTAGGAGACTGCTGTGTGGTGTGCATCCTCAGTCACGGCGAGGAAGGCTACATATTCGGTGCTGATGGGAAAAAGTTTGAGCTTGACGCAGTTTTCTCCCTGTTTGATAATACGTGCTGCCCAGACTTGAGAGGGAAACCCAAGATGTTTATTATACAGGCTTGCAGGGGAG GAGCGTTGGACCGTGGAGTACAGTACTATCCGGATGAACATGATGGGGCAGACGCCAGAGTGAGACAGGTGCCGTCCATGTCTGACATGCTCATCTGTTACCCTACTCAGGAAG GTTACTATGCATGGCGTAATCGAGATCGGGGAAGCTGGTATGTGGAAGCCTTGGTACAGGTCTTCATGAAGTATGCACACTGTGAGGACGTTTGTGCCATGCTGAACAGG GTAAACCTGTTGGTGTCCAAGAAGGTATCTCATTGTCCGAATGCCGACATGGACCGAATGTCTCAGATGTCGGAATACAAGAGTACACTGCGCATGCCACATCTGTTCTTCTTTCCCGGCATTGGAACAGCTTGA